CTCTGGGTTTGATTTGCCCCCATTGATGCAGGGGGTGCAAATTGCCAGCAGGGACCACAGCCCTCTGTGAGGGGAgatggtgtgtatgtgtggggtgcATGGGAGGCATCCCCAAGGGAAATGCATGTGGTGTTGCACCACTATCTTCTCTGTGGTTTCCAGGAGGAGAAATAAACTTTAAAGTGCATCTGGTGCTCTAAGGGAGCCTTGGTGATGGAGACTGCCAATTAGATCCTCTGGGTGCTCTGGCTATATGCCTCTTCCTGGCCAGAGCTGCACATTTTAAGGGCTTTCTTTGGCTGGCTGCCAAGCAGAGCAGGGATTCTGAGCCCTTTGTGCCATTGCGACCTCTCTCTAAGCAGTGGGGTGGGGAACTCTGAGGCAAAAGCCATCAGTCTCCagagtagtggttctcaacccaggggctgcttgcagcccaatcagcacacagctgcagcccatgtgacattctcaggaCCATACTGGTAGTAAATGTATTGTGTAGATGCAgtccacataacacatagagagctgcatatgtgggccacaatggtaaataggttgagaaccactgcccagAGTGACAGTGTTTGGCGAGGGGGCGAGCTGATGTGGTGGATTTGTGGGGGTtgattgggggggggtgtcacatgaCAGTTCAATTACTAGGTCAATGGCTATAAGCTTGTATCAAATATTGTTGTTTGAAATTGTGTGAAATGCCAAgggcatgtgtggggctggggcttgaAACCCTAAAGAAATAAATAAGCACGAAATAGGCACATCAACCTGCCTACCTACCTATATCTGTCAACGGGACTGTAGTGTTTTGAAACCTATCTTATCAATGTGTATTTGTTATTTTCAACCAAGTTCCATCAAGTTCATTTTTAAGGATTTGCCCTGACTGTCCACTCCCTGGCTGTCCAACGGAGCCCAAGTACCTGGAAACTGCTGTTGTAAGCCTGGCCAAATTCAACAAGGAAAGTGAGCACGCTCATTCTTTCTCTGTCCTCAACGTTACCAAAGCTTCAATGCAGGTAAGGCTGAGATTCATACAGCCCACTTTAGGCCCTGGAAAGCATTGATACAACTGCTGCACTTTGTACAAGTTGCTCTATCAAGTGCAAAGATGGGCTTGAGCACCAACAGTTGGTTCAGGATAGGATTCTGAACCCTTCAAAGTTTGAGGCTGTGTAGATCTGTGGCTTTGATTCATCTTATTCTAGAGAGACGAGCCAGTtacaaaattcagatctagaTTTGAACTCCATAGTTCATTGTCCCTGCTGGCAATTTGCCCCTGGGCTTTGGATTCAGGCCTACCTCTAACAAAAGGCCCAGCTGATAAAGTATTTAGTGTAGCATAGAGGCTGCAACTCACCAAATTAGCttaaacataattaaaaatatcATTGCACAGTGAGGAGGTGCTAATTATCAgtgtcctggctaaattccaTGTGTTCCTCACAATTATATCTTGCCTCTCTAAAATTCGTTTCAACTGGATAGTCTTCACTCTCTGTCTGTAACAGTTGTGTAGtgttactcatagactttaaggtcagaaggaaccatcatgatcatcttaggccttggctacacttaccggcaagttcgacggctggaaatcgaacttctgggttcgacttatcgcgtctagtctggacgcgataagtcgaacccggaagtgctcgccgtcgactgcggtactccagctcgccgagaggagtaccgcggagtcgacgggggagcctgcctgccgagtgtggaccaaggtaagtttgaactaattcgaaataaggtacttcgaacttcagctacgttattcacgtagctgaagttgcgtaccttagttcgaattagggggggtagtgtagaccaagccttagtctgaCTTTGTGCAGATTGCGTGCCACACTGTGTGCTGTTtacatttttccattttccaacccagaagtggctgcatttcaggacaGGGTCAAGTGATACCTATAGATAAAATGTTGGTTGAGCCACAATGAGGATCTTTGGATGAAAGTCTCTGTGTAAATATCAATTATTAAtagtatttaaaagaaaaaaagcattttaATCTAGTTTCAGCTTTGGCTGATGCATGAGCTAGAGTGAtacttcagtgggaattctgtATAAAAGGTAAGGATCAGGCTGTAGGACAGCATTCGGTGAATATGGAAAATATATTCTCCTGCAATACAGCTAACAAACTCAGAAGTCTAACCCTACTCCCTCTGttgttcatgggagttttgcagtCAATGCAAAAGGTGCAGGATTGGGATTATGAATTTCTTTTCCTCTTGCTGGTAAATTTGCAAAGGCTAAAAATAACAGtcaatgctctctctctctctcttctcatgTAAAACTTTGACAGTGGGTCGTTGGTCCTTCACACTTTGTAGAATTTACAATTCAGGAgacatcctgctccaaaagtgAATCCGTTGCTGAGGTCTCCAAGTGCAAGCCCCTCTCACCTGAATTGGCTGTAAGTAATTCTGTTTGCAAAAATACATAACTTTGTGGATATTATGATTTTTGCATTAAGCATTTTGCATATCttcttctgtttttcttctttatgaacataatccaaagcccacggaagtcaatgggaatcttttcattgacttcactggactttggatcaagccctatatatgattattatttattatttatattaatgtAGTACCTcagagctccagtcatggattaggatcccattgtgctaggggctggacaaacacagaactgAAAACAGTTTCTGTTCAAATTGTTTACTGTTTAAGACAAGTATCCCCGATAAAATTCTGGATAACTGTCCAGAAGTGTATGAACATGAATGGCACAGAAAAATACAGTACAGAATGAGCAGAGTAGCTAGTGCTTTGCAAAAGTTATTAGTTCTCAAGGGCTTCTTCAGTACAAACAGCCACAAATAATGAAGTATAAAGAATACACACCAATATATGTACATTGTGCTCAAGAAGTCAAATATAGAAAACCTTTAGAAATTAGAGGAAGGAACTTGAAGACATCGGAAAGGTTAAATTAGCACATTAGCCAATCGATTCTGTTCTCTTAACCTTGGCCTAGAACTGTGCTCCCTACCAGCATGTGTAaatctagggcttgtctacatggcattGCAGTTCAGACTACAGGGGTGTAAATTGTAGAGAGCTCTAATGTGTTGTGATCTCATTGCCTGCTGGCGTGAACGAAAAGGCAGCTAGTTTGCACTGATGTCGTCTCATTCCAAACAGGACTACATTCACATGCACTATGCAccttttgacaggtttcagagtaacagccgtgttagtctgtatccgcaaaaagaagaacaggagtacttgtggcaccttagagactaacaaatttattagagcataagctttcgtggactacagcccacttcttcggatgcaatgcattgcatccgaagaagtgggctgtagtccacgaaagcttatgctctaataaatttgttagtctctaaggtgccacaagtactcctgttcttctttatgcaccttttagttcacaccagCAGGATCCACATGAGGAAGTTAGAGGGCAGCACGTTAGAACTCTCTACAGTTCAGACCCCTGTAGTCGGGACTCtggcaccatgtagacaagcccacagttGTTACTATCAGTATTCTACCAAGGTTTCCTTGATCAGTGTGAAGAGAGATTTCTTTCTCTGAGAACTGTAATCTAATACTCTTTTATAGGCCTGGCCTCTAATGGCATTTTCTGAAAATGTCCCCTATCACCAAAGCATTTCCATACTGGTAATAACAACAGAGTTAGTGTAGATGGTGTACAGGCAGCTGTCAGCATTTTTACCATCATGTCATCTAATCCTACTCagagataaaaaaattaatctgggAAATCTGTCCTCCTAGGTAACTTTGCCAGCACAAAAATCAAAAGTTTGCACTAACTATACATCTATGCAAATGTATTTGTGGAGCTAAATCTGTTTGGACTTTCATAATCTCCTATTTTACAATCTTAACCTCTAAATATTAGTGATGCAATGTGGTTTGATGCTCACTTGTCCTAATTAGCCATTTCTTTTTCCAGCACACTGGTCTCTGCAAAGGCTCTGTAATGGACAGTCAAATTGATAAACATCAGTTTGTCAGAATATCCTGCGAAATCTACGATCCACAGGTATTTCTCCATCTAACTAAAAGTTTGCAAAAAGGtcctttataaaataaaattggaaTGAATAACGTCTGATCATTCTGTGTTAGGATTATTCACAAAGTAATGGACTGCATGCATAGGGGAAATCAGAAAGAAACTCACTTGTGATAAGAGGATCATTTCATTGCCAGATGGTGAAAAAAGGCAATACAATACAATTTCAGGCAAGCCTCCGCCCAGGGTCCTGAGCAGGCTTATACAGTCCATGTGCCCATGACTTCATTGCTATTGTTATtcgagctagctagatcaaagttaGCTCAGATATGTTTACccgtgctgcagtcacacctcagattgcagtgtagatatacccttagtcaTTAAAACAAGCTGTATCCCAAACACTTTACAAAGCAAAGACATTTACAGAACTAAAGcaacaatcagggccggctccagccaccAGTTGACCAAGCAcgagcttggggcggcaccttgtaaggggtggccaatcttggggtggcggggcagtgcttggggttttgttttgttttgtttcggcggggcggcgctcgggggggttgttaCGGCGGGGTGGCCCTCGGGGGGGTTGTTATGGTggggcagtgctcgggggggtgttgttacggcggggcggtgctcggggggtgttgttacggcggggcggcgctcgggggtgtTGTTACGGTGGGGTGGCACTCGGGGGGGTTTGTtatggcggggcggcgctcgggggggggttgttACGGTGGGGTGGCGCTCGGGGAGggttgttacggcggggcggcgctcgggggggggttgttACGGTGGGGTGGCACTCGGGGGGGTTTGTtatggcggggcggcgctcggggggggttgttATGGCGGGGTGGCCCTCGGGGGGGTTGTTATGGCggggcagtgctcggggggggggggttgttacggTGGGGTGGCGCTCGGGGAGGGTTGTTATGGCGGGGTGGCCCTCGGGGGGGTGTTGTTATGGCAGGGCGGTGCTCGGGGGTGTGTTGTTATGGTGGGGCAGCACTTGGGGGCGTGTTGTTACGGTGGGGTGGCGCTTGGAGGGGTGTTGTTACGGCggggcagtgctcggggggggtgttGTTACGGCggggtggtgctcgggggggttgtTACGGTGGGGTAGTGCTCAGGGGGTGGTGTTATGGtggggtggcgctcgggggggttgttaTGGCGGGGTGGCCCTTGGGGGGGTTGTTATGGTggggcagtgctcgggggggtttGTTATGGTGGGGTAGTGCTCAGGGGGTGGTGTTATGGTGgggtggcgctcgggggaggTTGTTATGGCGGGGTGGCCCTCGGGGGGGTTGTTATGGCggggcagtgctcgggggggtttGTTACGGTGGGGTGGCGCTCGGGGAGGGTTGTTATGGcggggcagtgcttggggggggTGTTGTTACGGCggggtggtgctcgggggggttgtTATGGTggggcagtgctcgggggggtttGTTACGGTGGGGTGGCGCTCGGGGAGGTGTTGTTATGGTGGGGCGGcgctctttctttttttttctttttttttatgcttgtggcggcaaaaaagttagagccagccctggcaacaatcataataataatagaggGAGAGCGAAATTAGAAATAGCCGAATTACTCCGCTTCCAAGCAAGGGTAATCTCCCCTATGTACTGCAGCTGCTTTGCTTGTCTACCACAGGAGTTTGAACTAGTGCATCTGCATCAATGGCTGGCACTGACTGCTAGAGACTAGGTCTGAGCCTTTCTTTATATCAGAGAAAGGTTTTTAAGTAGCTCTAATATATGCATGGGTTTGCTGTTTGCCAATTTAGGCTCCTGCCCTTGGAGAACAGGAGCAGCACCCTGGCCGTAGATCTCAAAAACCCGATCAAGATGATGATGAAAGCCATGGACATCATCACCACCATGGAAGGAAGGAGAACCGGCACCCCCACAAACATGAGCATAAGCAAGAGCACAGACATGAGCATCAGCATCCTTCCCCTTCTGAAGCCAGTCATTTCTCCCCACATCTGGAAAAAACAGTGGGTTGGGTTAAAGTTCTCCCTCCTAAAGAGGAGCATGTGTCTCTCCACACCTTACCAGAAAATCAGAAGGAACATATAGATGGAGAGCCTGTTCCCCCGGAGAAGGCAAAGCCAGTGCCAACCTCTCCAGACACACATGATGTCGCTGATGTGAAAAAGCTTCAGACAGACACGTCAGAAGGAAAGCCAGGCTTGACCAAGCCTGCTACTGGCCCAGCCATTCTCCCTTTCCCTGAAGGTCCTTTGCAATCAGATGCGTGCCCAGGAGAGCCCAAGTTTGTTAATTCCATCCTCCTCCCTTTGCTTCCCAGAAACCCTGTCAAAATAGCAGTATCACCAGGACAATCTGAGACTGAATAAAGTTCATGTTTCCCATTGGTGTGTAAAAACtttcaataaataaaatgttctttACAGTTCTGGTCTCTGGTGTTGTGTTGGCTTACAGTGATCTTAGGGACTAGTTATTATAAGGAATTTTATTAGGCATTTTCCAACAAGAGAATTTTGGATCAAACTCTGGCTTTTCCCTACAGGGCAGAGCGTTAGTGAAGGGCAGTTGTAGTGCAGTGACCAAGACATGGTAGCCTGAAGAAGGCAGAATGCTGGACAGACACAGTCCGAATGCCTCAGGGGAGAGCATACTAAGTAGCAACATCTATTGCCACCTTGAAAAGGTGCAGGTTGAGTTCCCATAATATCTATTAGTGGATGCTAGCAGGAGTCCAAGCTGGACGGCACCCTGGCTAGTCTCAACATTACTGCTCACAGACCTTTGAGAATGTGAAACCTGGGCATGCTAGCTATTCAGCGTTCCAGAAACACTAGTGGCAGAACACTGACTGAGTATGGCAATAGTCTGTAAATAGGGAAGAAGATCCTGTTATGGTGTATCATCTGGTGCTAGAAACTAGGGTTCTTTTGATGATTTCCAGCTTAACTCCTTAATAATAACACAGGGAACCCAGGTTGAGAGTTTCAAAGCAATCTAAGGGATTTAGACacacattttctattatttttgATGGAAGGGATGTGCCTAAATCCTTTAGACTGCTTTGAAACCCATAACCCcgattctccactgcctggcaTCTTGTGCCACCACTTACACTTGGGCAAAAGGGTGTAAAACATTATCTTTGCACGGCTGTCACGACACAAGGTTCAAGTTggtggaggatcaggccctaggtgtTCAAAACCTTTGCGCTTTACTAACTTTGTCGTGCAGAAAAAATGGTTTGTTAATCAATTTCACCAAAGGCAGACTCAGCCAATGGACAAATATAAATGAAAGAGAAGacaggagaaagaaaaggaaaaataaaagacaGAGAACTCTTGTTGTGGCCAGATAGAAGGGAGATGGTTTTGACTGCTAATAGATAAAACTAAAGCCACAGTTTCTTTCTCTAATTATAAGGAGACCTTTGTGTATTTCCCAGAAAAAGCAAAAATAGCAATATTTTACCTTTTCCCCAATTTTGCAGGCTGCTGAGTCACCAGCACTCCTCAAACCTAAGTTGTTTTGCTGTTTCCCTTTTCCCTGAATCATCATCAGGCACTTGGCAGCGTATTTTTCTGATTGGTTTTCAAGTGTATCAACATGATTTATCCAATTTACCAGTTGATCAGTTTGTTCTATTAAAGTTTCTAAAGGTCACTCTTCTGAGTAGGGACTGCAAGATTAGGCTCTAAGTTTGGACTCCGGTGATGTGAGGATTCAGTGCATGTCCTCAAACAGAACTCCATTAGCTCCTGGGGAGAGCTCGCCGGCTTTGCTGAACCAAAGGATAATGGCAGTGCACAGCAGCCTGTGATGGGGACAGTAGTTTGCAAAAgggttttttctctctcctccctattCTTCCTTATATCATTTCGCTTTTGCTATTTTTAGGATGTAGCCTATTTCAGGAAACATTTCATCAGCTGAACGCCTAGGGCCTGATTCAGATCTGAACAGAAACAAGGACTCTCAATTGAGTGCAACCAcctctgtctttaaacactaGAGAGGAGGATTAAATGGTGTCCAGGCCTCTTGAGGCAGCACTAACACCATCAGCTAAGAacacctttccccaccccctctcattttcactgggattTAGCCTGGTTAGCAAATGATGTTCAGGTTAGGATAACTTTCTCAGTCAGAGCATGCTaaatacagttctgctgccctttactcatacaatacaGATAACATCTCATTACCCCTGTATTCAATAATAAAGTGAATCGTAACCCAAAAACAGCCAAAACTGACCCCTTTGGCAAAGCAGCTTTGTCCCCTGAATACCTAGTAGAGTAGGCGTGTGCGTGTCCGCACAAGTACGGAGTGATCCCGAAAGCTTTTCTCCCAGTTCATCACTCGATGTCAGGGgaaagctcattcagaccctgcttagaTCTGTAAAAACATCagggggataaacaccagggatggtgaagagctatttaagctaaaggacaatgttggcacaagaaacAAAAGGCTGTAAATCAGCCATGAATAAATtaaggctggaaattagaagaaggtttccaACCTTCAGAGGAGTGAGATTTGGAACAGTTGTCCAATAGGACTCCTGaggcaaacaacctaactagttttaagatgcaGCTTGATATGTTTATGAACAGGACAATATGATGGAGTTGCTTGCAACAGAGGACTGGACTTGATAACCCAGGAAGTCCCTATGTCCAGTCCTATGTCTTGTGTTCTTATGTGGTAAGGTGTTTTGACTGTCTATGATATTTTGGATAAACAGACAggaaacacacacattcctctcaATACATCAGCCACAGCCCCTCGTGGCTTGAAAGGTACAGAATAACCTATTCCTGCAGCAGCTCAGATAGGATGGGGTTACTGACTGGACTGAACTCTACCTTGCATACGCGTCTCTGAAGATTACATGGGGTTTTGCAGAAATGCAGAAGGGTGACAGGGAAGGCTATTTATTTATGTTCTTAGTTGGCCTGCAGCTTTGTTCCAGGAAGCCCTTTACTAAATGTCATGTTGACAGTTGATATATCCATCTTTCCTTAACCTATTTGAGAAAGCTGAAAAAACATAGAAATCAGAGCTGGAAAAGGCATGTTAAATAACCTGGCCCATCCTTCTGAGAGTGCAGGCGTGTTTCCTATTGTACCGTACGTTACAAGTGTTTTAATCTGTCtagttttaaatggccaaagcCACGGAGCATTCCACTACATTTCACAttgagtctgattttttttagatGTTTCTAATTGTAAGTTTCTTCATGAAAGATGgccccaaaccaaaaccccacaaTCAAACATGGTGGAAGTTTGGATCCAAGATTCTAAACTTTGCAACTGGTCTTTAATGGGCCAAACAAAAACTGGATCTAAATGCTCCTGGATTTTTGAGATATTCAAATCCAGACTGGGGACATTTCTATTCTTAATGTAAATTTAATTATCAAAGGAATTATATTAAGAGGCTTATTTATTACACTAAGGCTGAAATAGTCCTTGACCTAATTGGCTGATCTTAAAATACCTTAATAGTCAAAGAAAACATTCAGATCAAACATGAAATGTACAGATGAGAGAGCCATTGTGGTACAAGCCCATGTGTGCGGATAGGATATGGGGAGAATGCACTATCCCAGGTAGACATCTTAGAGATATCAAGTTTGACTAGCTTTGGTGGCCAGTGTAGCATCTTAGAGTCATGGCACCACTctttccctgccccttttggTGTGGCCTGTGCCCTAGGAGGTGCTTGTAGGGGGCAGTTCCTGCACTCAGGAGAGAGCACCAGGGACTGCAGTTGTATCTGGTGCCTCGAtgtggggcagtgtggaggaggcCTCACTTGGGAAAAGTCCAACCACAATCTGGTCTGAAATGTTTATTCTTAGGGACAGGGCTGGCATGCAAATGGCACATGGACACTGTGTCACTCAGGAACGGAGAGCCAACGGCTGATGAACTCCAGTGCATTGGGCATTGTCAATtaacattttcaaggttttgtCCCTAAATACACAGTCTGCAGGAACACGGGATGAAGCTGGCAGTGACAATCTGAGCCTGCTGGACATCTATAGGAAGGAGCTATACTGGAAAAGCCACTTATATCTTTAGTTTTCAGTTACCCCCatctcagtattgccaaccctaagtgttcagaaatcatgagtcaggcccctaaCATCCTGAGACTGGCTTCAAAATCATGAGAcctttaaaaaatagtaaatggGGAATTCTTGTTATTTGCCTTCTCAGTTCTGAGTCTTCGGGTTACATTCacttcatattttcaagcttgtcTCTGCagtcatgagggctagaaacgtaaCTATTTTtcaagtgaaagctgagattctcatgcattCTCTTGATTCTAGcacctggggctttaagaaaaacaccaaacattgcgagatttgtgataaaaatcacaagagttggcagtaCTTCATTCTGTAGACCCATTACAATTCATTGACAGAATTTGAGCAAAACATGACAAACTAAGCCTCAGAAAAACAGCTCTCCTAAAAGtctccccaaactccatcccataATACCACCCTCATGCCCCAGTTAACCCCCCTGATCCTGAAAAGGCTTGAGTGAACAGGTGAGTCTTGCAGCATGTCCTAAAGGTCACCAAACTTGGATTCTGGTGGACCAACAAAGGAAACAATTACAGTCAAGTATGTTTCCCCACTGAGAACAGGGGCTATCCTCCATGACGTAAACACACATTGAAACCAGGGAGCTGTTCGCTTGAATTTTTCCGATGACCACAAGTGCTACAATACTACAGGGAGGAAAGGCCATTAAAGCCAAAGACTCACATTAGCTTTAGCAATGCAAATCCACTGGTCTCAACTAGGTAAACAGACTCTACTACAGGATAGTTTTCCAAAATCTCATGGGGAAGTAATTTTGCCTGTGCATTGACTAGATGAAGTGTGTGAGTGCATTGGGGCATGTGCTTTATTTTCAAATGCTGTGATGTCTGTGCAGTAGGTTATGAAGATAATGGTACATTTACACATGCACATTTGCATGGAGGTTTTTGCAAGCTCTCAGAAATCTGCTGCACGCTGATCTTACGTACCTATCCTCTCAGAATAGGAGCCCACGTTTTAGTCACCCGTTTGCTCTGATTTCAGGCATATGCCTACATGTTATATACATGGAAGTTATTCAAGTTCTGATCATCCCCTATGTGGGAAAATCTCATGTCAGAGGCAGGAAACTCTACAAGGTTCCCCTATTGATTATTCCTTCAAGACAATAGGGTTTGCTCCCACAAATATGAAGCATCCCTCAAGAGCTCCTGTCTGTGGTGAGGCCCTGTGCCTTGAAGCTGTCTCCAGGGCCTTTGTCTCCTTGCTATCTCAATAGCAATGTCCAATAGTCTCAGCACCATGGACCCTCCTGTCACCACTTGCCATATAATCCCCCTTGAAGGGATCCAAAGCACCAAGTAGGAGCAAGCCAAAGTTAATGATTCCATGAGAATTAACTTTGGGGTAGGATTCCTGTGGGTTTGAGGGGAATAACGCACAGAGATCTACCACCCATGTACAaatgcctgcctgcctgcagaaTGGGCATGTGGAGTGCACAGGAAGCCAGGAATAATGCCACTGAGGCAGCTGTCTCTTTTTCATGCCTCCTAAGAGAAGATCCATCAAACTTTCATCCAAATTATTAACTGAtataacattttttctccctataGTGGTTGGAGCATTCTGCTCATTTGGATTATTGCATTGTGTTCCTTTGCCAGTAAATCATTCTGAAGATTTAAAGTCACATATATTAATACTAGTACTTGTAAAATATAGTAAAGTATAGTAAAGCACTTTTtagattacaattttttttattgttttgcacAGTGTGGCCAATGTTTTAAAAAGTGAACTCTGTTTCTGTGTGCCTGATTTTCCACAGATTCATTAAAGCCAGAGAGGACCATtaagataatctagtctgacctcatgcataacacaggccagagaatttcatctaTCAATTCCTGCATCGAGCCCATAACTTCTCGTTGAGCAAGAGCATATATTTTACAAAGacatccaatctcgatttaaagTCTTTATGAGATGGAGAAGCAACCACATCCCTTGGCACGatattccaatgcttaattaccaGGACTGTCAATTAACCACAGGTAACTCACACGATTACCTCAAAACAATTAATCgcgatttaaaaaatgaattgctctgttaaacaatagaataccaattgaaatttaaatatttttggttgtttttctacattttcaaatatatcaatttcaacacagaatacaaagtgtacagtgctcactttatattacacCTGTACcgcgatataacgctgtccttgggagccaaaaaaatcttactgtgttataggtcaaaccgcgttatatcgaacttgctttgatccgccggagtgcgcagccccgcccccccggagcgctgctttaccgcgttatatcgaattcatgttatatcgggtcacgttatattggagtagaggtgtattttgattacaaatatttgcactgtgaaaatgataaacaaaagaaatagtatttttcaatttatctCATATAAGTGCAGCAGTgtgatctctttatcatgaaagcacaacctacaaatgtagatttttttttgttacataactgcactcgaaaaaaaaacaatgtaaaactttaacacctacaagtccactcaatcctatttcttgttcagccaatggctaagagaaacaagtttgtttacatttatgggagataatgctgcccacttcttaattacaatgtcacctgaaagtgagaacaggcatttgcatggcactattgtagccagcgtcacaagatagTTATGTGCCGgatgcattaaagattcatatgcctcttcatgcttcgaccatCGTTCCAGAGGATATGCTGATGACGCCAGTTAAAAAAACAATGCACTAATTAAATTTGTTactgaactccttgtgggagaattgtatgtctcctgctctgttttacccacattctgccatatatttcatggtatagcactctcagatgatgacccagcacaggttgttcattttaagaacactttcactgcagagttgacaaaatgcaaagaaggtaccaa
This region of Chrysemys picta bellii isolate R12L10 chromosome 9, ASM1138683v2, whole genome shotgun sequence genomic DNA includes:
- the FETUB gene encoding fetuin-B, whose translation is MTLLVLLLFGIQLLCSWAVSPPLVEPPPLLLSPACNDSAVEAAADLALRQINANQREGYVLGLYRIFSVQEQPQRIAGSVFYLTLDVVETDCHVLSRRLWKDCKNRPTHETVFGQCKATLYINKPMRIVHLQSYECTLQPVPSSSFLRICPDCPLPGCPTEPKYLETAVVSLAKFNKESEHAHSFSVLNVTKASMQWVVGPSHFVEFTIQETSCSKSESVAEVSKCKPLSPELAHTGLCKGSVMDSQIDKHQFVRISCEIYDPQAPALGEQEQHPGRRSQKPDQDDDESHGHHHHHGRKENRHPHKHEHKQEHRHEHQHPSPSEASHFSPHLEKTVGWVKVLPPKEEHVSLHTLPENQKEHIDGEPVPPEKAKPVPTSPDTHDVADVKKLQTDTSEGKPGLTKPATGPAILPFPEGPLQSDACPGEPKFVNSILLPLLPRNPVKIAVSPGQSETE